From one Lotus japonicus ecotype B-129 chromosome 3, LjGifu_v1.2 genomic stretch:
- the LOC130743021 gene encoding repetitive proline-rich cell wall protein 2, translating into MSDMATLRSLVLLLVALALTPQGFANYEKPPEYTPPIYKPPVEKPPVYKPPVEKPPVYKPPVEKPPVYKPPVEKPPVYKPPVEKPPVYKPPVEKPPVYKPPVEKPPVYKPPVEKPPVYKPPVEKPPVYKPPVEKPPVYKPPVEKPPVYKPPVEKPPVYKPPVEKPPVYKPPVEKPPVYKPPVEKPPVYKPPVEKPPVYKPPVEKPPVYKPPAEKPPVYKPPVYKPPVYKPPVEKPPVYKPPVEKPPVYKPPVEKPPVYKPPVEKPPVYKPPVEKPPVYKPPVEKPPVYKPPVEKPPVYKPPVYKPPVYKPPVYKPPVYKPPVEKPPVYKPPVEKPPVYKPPVEKPPVYKPPVEKPPIYKPPVEKPPVYKPPVEKPPVYKPPVENPPYGKPPYGGHPGYPPAGNTHF; encoded by the coding sequence ATGAGTGACATGGCTACCTTACGCTCTCTAGTGCTGCTCCTTGTAGCTCTGGCTCTCACCCCTCAAGGGTTTGCCAACTATGAGAAACCCCCTGAGTATACTCCTCCTATTTACAAGCCCCCAGTTGAGAAACCACCCGTCTACAAACCCCCGGTCGAAAAGCCACCGGTGTACAAGCCCCCAGTGGAGAAACCACCAGTGTACAAACCCCCAGTAGAGAAGCCTCCAGTGTACAAACCTCCTGTTGAGAAACCCCCAGTGTACAAGCCCCCAGTTGAGAAGCCCCCAGTTTACAAACCTCCGGTAGAGAAGCCACCAGTGTACAAACCCCCGGTTGAGAAGCCCCCAGTTTACAAACCTCCGGTGGAGAAGCCACCAGTGTACAAGCCCCCAGTTGAGAAACCCCCAGTTTACAAGCCCCCGGTAGAGAAGCCCCCAGTTTACAAGCCCCCAGTTGAGAAACCACCAGTGTACAAGCCCCCAGTAGAGAAGCCACCGGTGTACAAGCCTCCAGTTGAGAAGCCACCCGTGTACAAGCCCCCAGTTGAGAAGCCACCTGTTTACAAACCTCCGGTGGAGAAGCCACCAGTGTACAAGCCCCCAGTTGAGAAACCCCCAGTTTACAAGCCCCCGGCGGAGAAGCCCCCAGTTTACAAGCCCCCGGTTTACAAGCCACCGGTGTACAAGCCCCCAGTTGAGAAGCCACCAGTGTACAAGCCCCCAGTTGAGAAGCCACCTGTGTACAAGCCCCCAGTTGAGAAGCCACCAGTTTACAAGCCCCCAGTTGAAAAGCCACCAGTTTACAAGCCACCAGTTGAGAAGCCACCAGTGTACAAGCCCCCCGTAGAGAAGCCACCAGTTTACAAGCCTCCAGTTGAGAAGCCACCGGTTTACAAGCCCCCAGTTTACAAGCCACCGGTGTACAAGCCCCCAGTTTACAAGCCACCAGTGTACAAGCCCCCAGTAGAGAAGCCACCGGTTTATAAGCCCCCAGTTGAGAAACCTCCAGTTTACAAGCCTCCAGTTGAGAAGCCACCAGTTTACAAGCCTCCAGTTGAGAAGCCACCAATTTACAAGCCCCCAGTTGAGAAGCCGCCAGTTTACAAACCACCAGTAGAGAAGCCACCAGTATACAAGCCTCCTGTTGAGAATCCTCCATATGGGAAGCCACCATATGGTGGTCACCCAGGGTACCCTCCTGCAGGAAACACTCATTTCTAA